The Elaeis guineensis isolate ETL-2024a chromosome 3, EG11, whole genome shotgun sequence region ATTTTATTAGCTGTTGCTTTGTTTGTACGTGTGCAGCCTATGGATTTTTGTTGGCTTGTAAGAACTCTAGTTATCTATTAATGaagtactttaaaaaaaaaaaaaaaaaaaaggagagaacatACGTAATTAAAGTGAAATTagacttctctccctctctctctcggggGTTTTGGGGAATATGCCTCCTCCATCCATTTTGACATTCATTCGTTTTGCATGCTCTGAAGATGTAGAAAGGACATTGAGATGGCAGgaccttctaccaaaaaaaaaaaaaaaaagggcaggaCCACTACAAATCCCTCTGATGTGGTGGACTAGGTGGAGATGAGAATGGTTttgttttgtcttttttttttttttttgtggtgtaGAGGCACCACGAGCCGATCTTGATATATAAAATTCGAGTGAGCATCAAGTGGAAAGAACTCGATCCACCAAAAGATGTGACGTGCGTGGAGGATAGCATCCGCCATCCTATGATCTGCGGTGGATGCGGATTAATTCCACCTCGTATTGGAGGAAATTGCGTCCAACTCTCACACATCCGCTGGGTCCATTAATTGGCCTTCCGCATGCTTCCGTCATTGGTTGGTGGGCACCAGTCTTGTCCACATAAAAACTCCGGCAAGGGAGAGATCCCATCTCCACTTGATCACGATGAACGGATGAACTCTACACTTTGCTCCATTACAAAAAAACCCACCACTACTGTTTGTCCAGACGACAGAAGCGAGTTGGCGCATGCACGCCGGCACCACTTAATTAGTGGAGAAAGCCTCAGTGCCGTGCGCCTTCTGAATTCCCTGGCCGCCCACAGTGTGGATATCATCTCACCACGGTGCGAAGCTGGACTCTACTGGGGAGAGAGAGATACAGAGATCAAGAGTGCTAGTTGCTCTCCAATTGAAACTTATCATGATGATTGCAAAAAATAAGAACAAGGCTTATCCTGATAGAAGTGAGTTAGTGCTTCATGCGGTCCAAAGAGAGAGACACGATCTTCGCCGCCGCCCATGGCCCACGGGATCAAGCTTGGGGCTCAGTATAAATTGGGTGCAACAGGAGAGTGGCCAGCAAAAGCAGGATATGATAACAAAATCATCTCAGTTTCGTACTGCTGCTAGCTAGGGTTGGGTTCCTGATGGAGAGAAAGCTACTCAAATTCCTGTTCCTGATGATCGGATTCCTTTGTTTCACCAGGGTTTCAGCTGATGTCGGCACGGCTACATCATATGACCCTCCATATCTACGTGCGTTTCTCCTCTTCTCCCTCCATCTATAACCATGCAACTAAAATCCTACAGCCCTCCTCTTTGTGGTTAGAGGACCTGTGAGGGACCCAAACAGCCGGGAGAAGCAAGAAACTTCTCCTTGCCTGCTGGAGGATCCAGTACAATCACTCATGAACATACATGCGTCACATGCCCTGCGCAGGCACGGGATGTGAGTGACGGCATGCACTGCATCCCCTCGTTCTAATATCAACAGAGAAAAATCCACGTTCGTCAGCAAATCTTTCACCCATGGGTACTTCTGGATCCTCTGTGGCCACCACCACCAGAGGATCACATCCTCTGTGCCGGTAGGTGGTGTGCTTTGTCCGCCCTGTGGAACCACATGCAAGTCCCCACTGCGTGGGCCAGTCATCATCCAGATTGAGCAGGCCCACACCATGTTAATTATAAGTAACCATGTcggttgattttatcaaaaaaggTAGTCGGGAAGTGTTATTTAAGTACTTTCTAGGCCGAAGCTTAAACGGCCTAGAaggtatttttttttcctctctctctaccCAAAAAAAGTACCTTCTAGGCCGTTTAAGCTTCGGCTTCCTTGCTAGGCTCATGATTCAATATCCCCTAGTCCGAATGGACCGTACGTTAGGTTTGTTTTGATCCAAAGAAAAATAAGAGCCAAAAAGTGCAGTACAGGTTCTAAGCATCCAAAATTTATTTAGTGTATAGTCAATGTGGAATGAAACATACTTCTATATGGGTCCTCATCCAATAAGCTTTAAGTATCCTTCTTTTTTCCTTGTTTAAACACACGCCTATATAACCAGATCCTCGCACCTTGTAAGCCCCCACGCTCTTATTTTCCTTGTTTGATTTTGTGTCAGTTTAAGAGcctcatgatatatatatatatatatatgtgcatgtgTGTGTATGGTAGATATAGCACCTTGATGACATGTTGATCATTTCAAGTGCAGCGACAAAATGCTCGGGCTACAACCAGGATCAGATGCCAGGGAATGGTCTCTTTGTTGCAGCAGGGGGTGGGATTTGGGACAATGGTGCAGCATGCGGAAGAAAGTATCGGCTCCGTTGCCTAAGCGGCCTCAGGCGGCCATGCAAAGGTGGCTCTATAGTAGTCGAAGTCGTGGATCTTTGCAGAAACAGTCCATGCCCCTCAACCCTGGTCTTATCCAACAAAGCCTTTGACGCTGTATCTAAGATTCCAAATACAAAGATCAACGTAGAATACACACAGTAAGTCCccctttttcaatattcaccCACCGATAAACAACATATTTCTATGTACATGGTGTCAAATAACATGTGAAATAACATTAAACACATTTTACAtcgtcttctctccctctctctctgcaTAGAATATTTATAAATGACAAAAGCATGAAAGCTTACAACTATATATTGCACACTTTTCCACTCTTGCTGACTTGTGTTAAAATGGGTCTTCAGGATATGATATGATGGATATGCTTCAAAATCATGGAAGCAATGCTCTTGATGAACAAACAAATAGAAGCGGAAGAAAGCAGAGTTACCAATAGAAACACATTGAGACCGTATGAAGGGACCAAGGTTTATGATGTATGAGTATATGCTATATGAGTACATTTCCAGAATGTATGCTAtatgctcctctctctcccccactCCCTTGCTCCCTCCCTCCCCCAaccccaataaaaaaaaaaaaaagaaggaaatttGGGAACTAGTTTAAGCATTTTATTCCCACGTTGATAACAGCAGAAAGACTCTGAATTTGCATAGGCTATTCAATGTAACTGATGCCTTCTTATAAGCCTGCTAAAATTCAACAAATGTACTGAAATTGGTATTCTCTGCTTATATTGTGGCATGCCAGGTGGCATCATAAAATCATTCCTCCAAAACAATGCTCTTCTAACCTGTTAAAAAGCCTTTGTAGCACAATTTCTTGCAACTAATAATGAAAGTGACGTGGAACAATTTAGATCTAGAGAAAGCAAGCAATCATATTTATTCATAATCAATAGATAACCAGAAAAACAAAGACTATAGAGATGATTATACAAAAATCGGAAAAGATTCTTATCTTTCACGCAGATTGATCAACCCCTAAATTTAGATTCGGACAATAGACGATTGGAAAAGTATCCATGATTAGGACATCagatcataattaaaaattttagatctaattatcaaagAAATAAGGATTTAACTCTACAATAACGATCTACTCAGAAATAAATTTTAGAAGCAAGAGATCTCACTAACACGCCGACTAAGATTTTTGGACGAGGGAGAAATTAGACATCAGATCATGCCGTGGTTGGTAGCAAATCCTTCCATTGTCCAGGATCATGGGATCCGATCCAAATATTCGAAGAATTGCCTACAGCAACAGAAATAAATCAGCCATCA contains the following coding sequences:
- the LOC105040168 gene encoding LOW QUALITY PROTEIN: EG45-like domain containing protein (The sequence of the model RefSeq protein was modified relative to this genomic sequence to represent the inferred CDS: deleted 2 bases in 2 codons), yielding MAHGIKLGAQYKLGATGEGQQKQDMITKSSQFRTAASRVGFLMERKLLKFLFLMIGFLCFTRVSADVGTATSYDPPYLPTKCSGYNQDQMPGNGLFVAAGGGIWDNGAACGRKYRLRCLSGLRRPCKGGSIVVEVVDLCRNSPCPSTLVLSNKAFDAVSKIPNTKINVEYTQ